The following proteins are encoded in a genomic region of Deltaproteobacteria bacterium:
- a CDS encoding dihydroorotate dehydrogenase — MAEPRLAVDVGGGLTLRNPVIAASGTFGYGLEFAGVMDLTAIGAIVVKGLSLEPHRGHPAPRILETSAGMLNAIGLQNVGVRAFVEEKLPLLREIDTPIVANCWGHAPEEFAEVAARLSDAEGLAAVEINVSCPNKREWGRIIATDPDLTRQVVRSVRARCRLPLWVKLSPNVTDITAFASVAEEEGADAVSLVNTFLGLAVDLETRRPVLTNGTGGLSGPAIKPIALRMVHDTVRAVKIPVIGMGGIGDADDALEFLLVGAKAVQVGTASLTDPRATERIAAGIAAGLRRRGCADVNQWIGTLRAPAGG; from the coding sequence ATGGCTGAGCCCCGTCTCGCGGTCGACGTCGGAGGCGGCCTGACGTTGCGCAATCCCGTGATCGCCGCGTCCGGGACCTTCGGATACGGCCTCGAGTTCGCCGGGGTGATGGACCTCACCGCGATCGGCGCCATCGTGGTGAAAGGGCTCTCGCTGGAGCCGCACCGCGGTCACCCCGCGCCCCGGATCCTGGAGACGTCGGCGGGTATGCTGAACGCGATCGGGCTCCAGAACGTCGGTGTCCGCGCGTTCGTGGAGGAGAAGCTCCCGCTGCTCCGCGAGATCGACACGCCGATCGTCGCCAACTGCTGGGGACACGCGCCCGAGGAATTCGCGGAAGTGGCGGCGCGGCTCTCGGACGCCGAGGGGCTCGCGGCCGTCGAGATCAACGTGTCCTGTCCGAACAAGCGGGAATGGGGGCGGATCATCGCTACCGATCCCGACCTCACCCGGCAGGTCGTCCGCTCGGTGCGGGCGCGATGTCGGCTGCCGCTCTGGGTGAAGCTCTCCCCGAACGTCACCGACATCACCGCGTTCGCGAGCGTCGCCGAGGAGGAGGGCGCGGACGCCGTGAGCCTCGTCAACACCTTCCTCGGTCTCGCCGTCGACCTCGAGACCCGTCGGCCGGTGCTGACGAACGGCACGGGCGGTCTGTCGGGCCCCGCCATCAAGCCCATCGCCCTGCGGATGGTCCACGACACGGTGCGGGCGGTGAAGATCCCCGTGATCGGCATGGGCGGCATAGGCGACGCCGACGATGCGCTCGAGTTCCTTCTGGTCGGGGCCAAGGCGGTCCAGGTCGGCACGGCGTCGCTCACGGACCCGCGGGCCACCGAACGCATCGCGGCGGGGATCGCGGCCGGCCTCCGGCGCCGCGGTTGCGCCGACGTGAATCAGTGGATCGGTACCTTGCGGGCACCAGCGGGAGGATGA
- the rimI gene encoding ribosomal protein S18-alanine N-acetyltransferase, whose product MAIERVSFAHPWTGPLFLQELAVRFSRIRLACDADGHVAGYVCRWVVADEMHVLNVAVDPRARGRGLGAALMREVIEEARRHGAEAVTLEVRRGNDAGRRLYERFGFEQVGERLDYYGRGEDALILRLPLRDG is encoded by the coding sequence GTGGCGATTGAGCGCGTCTCCTTCGCGCATCCCTGGACGGGTCCGCTGTTCCTCCAGGAGCTCGCCGTGCGCTTCTCCCGTATCCGGCTCGCGTGTGATGCCGACGGACACGTCGCCGGGTACGTTTGCCGGTGGGTCGTCGCCGATGAGATGCACGTATTGAACGTGGCGGTCGATCCCCGGGCGCGCGGCCGCGGCCTCGGGGCGGCGCTCATGCGCGAAGTGATCGAGGAAGCGCGGCGCCACGGCGCCGAAGCGGTGACGTTGGAGGTCCGTCGCGGCAACGACGCCGGCCGTCGCTTGTACGAGCGGTTCGGTTTCGAGCAAGTCGGCGAGCGGCTCGACTACTACGGGCGGGGCGAGGACGCCCTGATTCTCCGCCTGCCGCTGCGCGATGGCTGA
- a CDS encoding serine hydrolase produces the protein MRMFRRQRAALVIAAIVFGWVGRADAGHMLFDVADRRLLEASDVDTTIPPGRIADLLLVTVLRERIASGDLSFADRVTVLPVAGDRGPRLSAQEPVEVGELLQLLLLSDSRTAAKTLAWAAGPSIGRCLTRMQQLAKRLGLAHTSVANDWPFAASLTSGGGAGQQGATTARELGRLALIVVTDAELRRRLDLDGVPISNGGLIVRATDPLIAVEPTVAPTAAAATARLALVERDGLELLVVATGPRSTDELAATIAHGFQRYRRIELVHEGQAVGPTVRVRGGIIPTFKAVAAEGWALTTQQASPPALAFRLQLPAEIAAPVEVRQAVGELVVEQEGRLLAVVPLVAPQAIAPSGWLDTAHRGDLP, from the coding sequence ATGCGAATGTTCAGGAGGCAACGCGCAGCGCTCGTCATCGCAGCGATCGTGTTCGGGTGGGTGGGCCGCGCCGACGCCGGTCACATGCTCTTCGACGTCGCGGATCGCCGCCTCCTGGAAGCCTCCGACGTGGACACCACGATCCCGCCGGGTCGCATCGCAGATCTGTTGCTCGTCACCGTACTGCGCGAGCGTATCGCGTCCGGCGACCTCTCGTTCGCGGACCGCGTGACGGTACTGCCGGTGGCCGGGGATCGCGGACCCCGTTTGAGCGCCCAGGAGCCGGTCGAGGTCGGCGAGCTCCTGCAACTGCTCCTTCTCAGCGACTCGCGAACGGCGGCGAAGACGCTCGCCTGGGCGGCGGGTCCGAGCATCGGGCGGTGCCTCACCCGCATGCAGCAACTCGCCAAACGGCTCGGCCTCGCCCACACGAGCGTCGCGAACGACTGGCCCTTCGCGGCGTCCCTCACGAGCGGCGGCGGTGCGGGTCAGCAAGGAGCGACCACCGCGCGCGAGCTCGGGCGCCTGGCGTTGATCGTGGTGACGGACGCCGAGTTGCGGCGACGGCTCGACCTCGATGGCGTGCCGATCTCGAACGGCGGACTTATCGTGCGCGCCACCGATCCCTTGATCGCCGTCGAACCGACCGTCGCCCCGACGGCGGCGGCGGCGACCGCGCGCCTCGCACTGGTGGAACGCGACGGCCTCGAGCTCCTCGTCGTAGCGACCGGGCCGCGCTCGACGGACGAGCTCGCAGCGACGATCGCCCACGGCTTTCAGCGCTACCGGCGGATCGAGCTCGTCCACGAGGGGCAAGCCGTCGGGCCGACGGTGCGCGTGCGCGGCGGAATCATCCCCACGTTCAAGGCGGTCGCCGCCGAAGGATGGGCGCTCACCACGCAACAGGCTTCGCCGCCGGCGCTCGCCTTTCGGCTGCAGCTGCCGGCGGAGATCGCCGCCCCCGTCGAGGTACGCCAGGCGGTCGGGGAGCTCGTCGTCGAGCAGGAAGGCCGCCTGCTCGCCGTGGTGCCGCTGGTGGCGCCGCAGGCCATCGCACCGAGCGGCTGGCTCGACACCGCCCACCGCGGCGACCTCCCATGA